A single Natranaerobius thermophilus JW/NM-WN-LF DNA region contains:
- a CDS encoding cysteine hydrolase family protein yields the protein MDLNKSALCLIDIQKESKFGIENIDSVVENSKHLIEQCRKLNIPVIYTRHINRADGIGLSNNDPLDSSGKPIFYCTGTEAIEVIDEIAPKEEDVVIDKFRWSGFYETSLDIILKSLKVKHLMIGGLVTDGCLMTSVFDGYFRDYEINLIKDICATSNEGAHMAATLIMANWVYGIKIYDSSELIKKLQGKDYYVWESEGPDQLQFTPENMREVYGKLNQDANLIKQKS from the coding sequence ATGGATCTAAATAAATCAGCTCTTTGTTTAATAGATATCCAAAAAGAAAGTAAGTTTGGAATTGAAAACATAGACAGTGTTGTGGAAAATTCAAAACACTTAATTGAACAATGCCGCAAGTTAAATATACCCGTTATCTATACCCGCCATATCAATAGGGCAGATGGTATTGGACTATCTAATAATGATCCGTTAGATAGCAGTGGAAAACCTATTTTTTATTGTACTGGTACAGAGGCAATTGAAGTCATTGACGAAATTGCTCCCAAGGAAGAAGATGTGGTGATTGACAAATTTCGCTGGAGTGGCTTTTATGAAACAAGTTTGGACATTATCCTAAAGAGTTTAAAGGTAAAGCATTTGATGATTGGCGGATTAGTTACAGATGGCTGTTTAATGACATCTGTTTTTGATGGGTATTTTAGAGATTATGAAATTAATCTCATAAAAGATATATGTGCAACTTCAAATGAAGGAGCACATATGGCTGCCACCCTGATTATGGCAAACTGGGTATATGGAATTAAAATATATGATTCAAGTGAATTAATTAAGAAATTACAGGGCAAAGATTATTATGTCTGGGAGTCCGAGGGGCCAGACCAATTACAATTTACCCCTGAGAATATGAGAGAAGTTTATGGAAAATTAAATCAAGATGCTAACTTGATTAAACAAAAATCTTAA
- a CDS encoding GbsR/MarR family transcriptional regulator, which yields MNNDLERIEEARDIIISAIAQTMVMYGLTPSVGRIYGVLYFAKKPMSLNEIKDAVAMSKGSVSNGLRDLLESEMIIKVWQKGDRKDYYIAERDFAKNFLNFLIKNMRLERNLILKANDKVQPVLEDIAENPDSAEAKEEAKNDLKLLEQSREYFDWTKRIIDALESGEIFEYFPMDKK from the coding sequence ATGAATAATGATTTAGAAAGAATAGAAGAAGCTAGAGATATAATTATTAGTGCTATAGCACAAACAATGGTGATGTATGGTTTAACTCCTTCTGTTGGCCGCATTTACGGAGTATTGTATTTTGCTAAAAAACCTATGTCATTAAATGAAATAAAAGATGCTGTTGCTATGAGTAAAGGCAGTGTGAGTAACGGCCTCCGTGACCTACTAGAGTCAGAGATGATCATTAAGGTTTGGCAAAAAGGTGATAGAAAAGATTACTATATTGCAGAACGAGATTTCGCTAAAAACTTTCTTAATTTCCTAATTAAAAATATGAGGCTTGAAAGGAACTTGATTTTAAAGGCCAATGATAAGGTTCAGCCAGTGTTAGAGGATATTGCGGAAAACCCTGATTCAGCTGAAGCAAAAGAAGAAGCTAAGAATGACTTAAAATTACTTGAACAAAGCAGAGAATATTTTGATTGGACTAAAAGGATAATCGATGCACTAGAAAGCGGGGAAATATTTGAGTATTTTCCCATGGATAAAAAGTAA
- the thiS gene encoding sulfur carrier protein ThiS has product MIKVNHKEFEWEQGITVESLLIKLKHDEDFENLIGETATVIVNREVVPKENYRSHEIEDGDVIFIYPPIAGGT; this is encoded by the coding sequence TTGATAAAAGTCAATCATAAGGAATTTGAATGGGAGCAGGGTATTACTGTGGAATCTTTACTTATTAAATTAAAGCATGATGAAGACTTTGAAAATCTGATTGGGGAGACTGCGACTGTTATTGTAAATCGGGAAGTGGTTCCTAAAGAGAATTATAGAAGCCATGAAATAGAGGATGGAGATGTGATATTTATATACCCTCCAATTGCCGGAGGAACGTAA